A stretch of the Planktothricoides raciborskii GIHE-MW2 genome encodes the following:
- a CDS encoding aspartyl protease: protein MISGEFNHKGELVFEIALIAADETDWQVQAIFDTGFNGWLLMNNEDVDNLGWLQQPEPRKSQTAAGTVFFNVYEGIILIDREEFIIPVLGGDDIKEILLGVRWLQFKRLIADYSGGVLTLD from the coding sequence ATGATTAGCGGAGAGTTTAACCACAAGGGAGAATTAGTGTTTGAAATTGCTTTAATTGCAGCCGATGAAACTGATTGGCAAGTTCAGGCAATTTTTGATACAGGGTTCAATGGTTGGCTGTTGATGAATAACGAAGATGTCGATAATTTAGGGTGGTTGCAGCAACCTGAACCTAGAAAAAGTCAGACAGCAGCGGGGACAGTATTTTTTAATGTCTACGAGGGGATTATACTCATCGATCGAGAGGAGTTCATTATTCCCGTTTTGGGTGGCGATGACATTAAAGAAATTCTCCTGGGGGTGCGTTGGTTGCAATTTAAGCGACTGATTGCCGATTATTCTGGCGGAGTTTTGACTTTGGATTAA
- a CDS encoding type II toxin-antitoxin system death-on-curing family toxin encodes MRYLTVPEVLEIYRHLMQQSGGTGGVTNLGALESAVAQPRMTFGGQELYPTIVEKASALGFSLIKNHPFFDGNKRIGHAAMEVFLVLNGFEIYAEVDEQEKVILKLASGELGREEFTQWLGIHLIKR; translated from the coding sequence ATGCGTTATCTTACTGTACCTGAAGTTTTAGAAATATATCGGCATCTCATGCAGCAATCCGGTGGCACTGGTGGAGTCACCAATTTGGGAGCGCTAGAGTCGGCTGTCGCACAACCGCGCATGACTTTTGGGGGACAAGAACTTTATCCCACTATTGTCGAAAAAGCTTCAGCTTTAGGCTTTTCTCTGATTAAAAACCATCCTTTTTTCGATGGCAACAAACGCATCGGTCACGCGGCAATGGAAGTTTTCCTAGTATTAAATGGATTTGAGATTTATGCTGAAGTTGATGAGCAAGAAAAAGTGATTTTAAAACTAGCATCCGGTGAATTAGGGAGAGAAGAATTCACACAATGGCTGGGCATTCATCTGATAAAAAGGTAG